The genomic region GGGTTTTGGCTGATTCTTTTTGGTTTGGTGAAACGGATTTAGTATGATTATCATAGGAAAGTAGGCTTAATTGAGTGTTGGGATTTTGAAGTAGATTTGTTGATCGTGCCTTTTGATTTATGCTTTATTTTGAGCTGGATCATGATTAAGGGTTAGTTAATTAGAATCTTGGAGCTAAACTGTAGTTTTCTTGTAATCATGTAAATTCCGCATTGCAGTTTTACTTTATGCATTCGGGTCTACAATCATCATGATATGTATTGGTTGTAGTAACATATTAGTCCTCCGCCTTCCTATTTAATGATGAGGTATCCAACTTGGATTTCTTCCTCTCTTTCTCTCCAATTGAATTTTGTTTTGACGGGAAACTACTATTATGATCACAAGTCGAGATTTTTTTCCGTAGGTGGGTACGTTTTTTTGTTTAATTCTTCTTTCCATAGGGATGGTTTAGATCTAGTATGGTGCCTAGATTAGAAGTAATGTAAGCCTGTTGTCATTGAGATAATGTTAGAAAGCTGCCTTGGAACCAGTGTTTAGAGTAGGAAGCTTGCTTGAAGTTTTCTTATGCGTACTGTATAATGTGCAAAGTGCAAACTTACTCACAAAGTTCTTGGTCCTGTGTAATTTTTATTTATATAATTTAGGCTCCTCTCACATGCATGTTCAAAATTTATTCAGTATTCAGTGCATATGCCTCTCAAAGGATCCATTTTGGACTTTTTCATTTGATGGAAATACTTGTCCGCTATGTAACAAAAGGAATACTCCGCTGCCAGGAAAAAAGGATGCTTTGCTTTAGATTTTTTGGTTGAATTCATGTTTTTTTGGGTTCCTTAGTTGATTGTTTGAGTGGCTAACTTTGATTTTGTATCCTAATCTTTTCTCCGATGATGGCCCTTAGCATTGTATTAAGAAATGGGGGTTTCCTATTTTAATTTGTTAGAATCCACTTTTTGTAGTTATTTAAGATAACGTCAACTTTCTTATTTCAGGATGAAGACATAAAAAATGCAATTGAAGATGCTGGGTTTGAGGCAGAGGTTATACCTGATCCCAGTACAAATGGAGTGAAGCAGCAGGGGACCCTGACGGGTCAGTTTTCGATAGGAGGTATGACATGTGCAGCTTGTGTGAACTCTGTTGAAGGTATTCTGAAAGGGCTTCCTGGGGTCAAAAGAGCTGTAGTAGCTTTAGCTACTTCACTAGGAGAAGTGGAGTATGATCCTACTGTAATTAGTAAAGATGACATAGTGAATGCCATTGAAGATGCTGGTTTTGAAGGATCGCTTGTACAGAGTAGTCAGCAGGATAAAATTATACTGGGAGTTGCTGGCATGTTCAATGAGATAGATGCACAGGTTTTAGAAGCCATAATCTGCAACTTAAAAGGGGTTAGACATTTTCGTCTCGACAGGATTTCAAGAGAACTTGAAATTCTCTTTGATCCTGAAGTTGTCACGTCTAGATCCTTGGTTGATGGGATTGAGGGGGCTAGCAATGGGAAGTTCAAACTCCAAGTAGCAAACCCTTATACAAGAATGACCTGCAAAGATGCTGATGAAGCCGCAAATATGTTTCGGCTTTTCATCTCCAGCCTTGTTCTCAGTGTAAGTACTTCTTCTCAGTATCGGCATGGTTATGTTCTGCATCATATCATTAACCTTGTCTTATGTTTTTGCACTCACTTTTCTCTCTATACTCCATTTTCTATTTTCTGATATTTATACCATTTTGAGAATACGGACTTCAATATCAGCGACAACAGATAAATATTGTTTCTTGTATAGTTCATTCAGAATGGATCTAGACCATCATAAATTGGAGCTCTTTGGATACACCTATTAGTCATAAAACTTATAATAGTTTTCATGTATATTAGTATGCTAATATACATGCGTCTTACTTTTTAGATTTGTTACTTACATTCAACGATTTTTCTAGGTTCCTGTCTTTCTCATTCGAGTAGTTTGTCCTCACATTCCACTTCTGTATTCATTATTGCTCTGGAGATGTGGCCCCTTTGAAATGGGTGATTGGTTGAAGTGGGCATTGGTGAGTGTTGTTCAATTTGTTATTGGGAAGCGCTTCTACATTGCAGCTGCAAGAGCTCTACGAAATGGTTCCACTAACATGGATGTTCTGGTTGCCCTGGGAACTTCGGCCTCTTACTTTTACTCTGTTTGTGCACTCCTATATGGTGCAGTCACTGGATTTTGGTCTCCCACATACTTTGAAACAAGTGCCATGCTAATAACATTCGTACTGTTGGGTAAGTATCTGGAATGTCTTGCAAAAGGAAAGACATCAGATGCTATCAAGAAGTTGATAGAACTTGCTCCAGCTACAGCTTTATTGCTTGTCAAAGATAAAGGTACTGTTCTGTTCTCCTTTTTCTTGCCAGCCTTACCAATCAAGATTTCTTATTTCCAATTTTATAAATTTGAGTAATTTAGAGCAACTCTGGAATTGAAATAGAAACTGAGACACTTGAGTAACTGACCGGTCTTGATTGTATTCGTTATTAGGTGGGAGATATGTTGGGGAGAGGGAAATTGATGCTCTGTTAATTCAGCCTGGAGATACATTAAAAGTTCTTCCTGGTACAAAAGTTCCTGCTGATGGTATGGTTGTGTGGGGCTCAAGTTACGTAAATGAGAGTATGGTAACTGGTGAAGCTATACCTGTTTTAAAGGAAGTCAACTCATTGGTTATTGGAGGAACAATAAATTTACATGGTGCGCTTCACATTCAAGTTACAAAAGTCGGATCTGATACAGTTTTACATCAGATAATTAATTTGGTGGAGACTGCTCAAATGTCCAAAGCTCCTATTCAGAAATTTGCTGATTTTGTAAGTAATTCTGGCTTTTCAATTAGTATATATCTGTGCTATATCATTTGAAGAGTGCATGGAATTGCTAAGTTAACTTGTTTCTTTCCCCCTAGAAAAACATATGCATATAAGGTTGCTTGCTTAGTTCTCAGTATTAGCCACATCAGAAATGGCTATATGATACTGAAAATGTTTTCACTGCTATTTTCAAGGTGTTTTATTCCGTGAAACTCATAAAGTTTGAACCTACCTTGTTCCTTTTGTGATGTACTCATGGTAGACTATTGAGACTCAACTTATATTTGATAATTTGTGAGTGCACAATTGAAGCTCTTTTATTTCTTTAGAAGCTGATTGTATATCTAATCTAAAATGGTTATATTGGCCTTGTATCATTTGTTGCCTGTACTTGGTCCTATTTTTCTATCTGGCTAGATGCGTGCTTTCATCAGATAGTATGTTATTTGATGCGCGGTTATGCATCGACTCAGATGAAAGCCATGCTGATCACATCATGTCATTAGCCTTTTTTTCCCTTTAGTGACTGTTCTCAACCTCTCTTGTGAGGTTTTTGCCTTGGTTATGCTATGCCAATCTAGAACTAAAGTTGAGAGGTGTTCATAAATTTTGATCTGGATGTTTTTCTTACCAACTACTTAAAAAGTTTTTTACATTAGGAAACCTGAATCTGATTGAACTTATTGACGGGCAAGAAATTTCAGTGCCCATGACGTAGTACAAAGTCCCCTTATATATTGTAGCCGCTTCTTGTTTCTGCTCAATCTATCTCTGAACCAGTTCCTGAATTTATGATATGTGCAGTAAATGTCTTCACTCTTAAGTGTAACTAGTTTCTTACATGCTGCTCAACCTCCATATTTTTGCAGGTTGCAAGCATTTTTGTTCCTACTGTAGTTGCATTGTCATTGCTGACGTTTTTGGGCTGGTAAGTTCACAGTATGTGTTACATTCTTTTCACATAGCAAGTTAATTTGAATGGTAAGGATGTTCAAACCTGCCATTGACGTGTATTATTCATTGATTGTTGTAGGTATGCCGCTGGAGCCTTTGGAGCTTACCCAGAACAGTGGCTCCCCGAAAATGGAAATCACTTTGTTTTTGCCCTTATGTTTTCCATATCAGTTGTGGTCATTGCATGCCCCTGTGCACTTGGCTTGGCAACACCAACTGCTGTCATGGTTGCGACAGGGGTTGGTGCTAATAATGGTGTGCTGATAAAAGGAGGAGATGCTCTGGAAAGAGCTCAAAAGATTAATTACGTCATATTTGATAAAACAGGCACTCTAACCCAAGGAAAGGCTACAGTTACTGCTGTAAAAGTTTTCACAGGAATGGATCGTGGAGATTTTCTCAAATTGGTGGCTTCTGCAGAGGTAACTTTCTATTTCCTGACTAGAATCCACAGGCAAGATTATTCATACATGATATTTTGATGTTCTTTAAATTGGTTGTGAAAGATGACAACTATTTGTATGTCTATATATAAAATTTGTAGATGTTGAATATTTGTTGTGCCTTTACATTGGCTCAGGCTAGCAGTGAACACCCACTGGGGAAAGCAATAGTTGAATATGCACGCCATTTCCACTTCTTTGATGAACCTTCTGCAACCAATGCAACAAATCAAAGCAAGGAGCCCGTGATCTCTGAATGGCTTTTCGATGTCTCAGATTTCTTTGCTTTGCCTGGTAGAGGCATCCAGTGCTTAATAGATGGAAAACTTATTCTGGTAAGTTCTAAAGATATGACATATTCTATATTTTAAGCAGTTTGTTCTTTTAGAATACCATATTCTATTTCTTGCTTCACCCCTCTAAGGTTGCTGACCAGAGGTATTGTATCTTGAACAGGTTGGTAATAGAAAATTGATGACTGAAAGTGGAATCGACATTCCAACTGATGTTGAGAACTTTGTAGTAGAGCTGGAAGAAAGTGCAAAGACAGGCATACTCGTCGCATATGAAGGCAATTTGGTTGGAGTATTGGGGGTTGCTGACCCACTAAAAAGAGAGGCTGCCATAGTCATAGAGGGACTTGTTAAGATGGGTGTCAGACCAGTCATGGTTACAGGAGATAACTGGAGGACAGCACAAGCTGTTGCTAAGGAGGTTTGTATACATCTGACTGTACCTTCAGTCTTTTACTAATATGTTGTTGAACCTTATATTACTATGCTCTCTTATGCATGGGTAGAGATGTTTAAATGGAGTTGGTTGTATATTGCTTGTCAGGTTGGCATTAAAGATGTGCGAGCAGAGGTAATGCCGGCTGGAAAAGCAGATGTCGTACGCTCATTCCAAAAAGATGGAAGCATAGTTGCAATGGTTGGTGATGGAATCAATGACTCTCCTGCCCTAGCCGCTTCTGATGTCGGTATGGCAATAGGGGCAGGGACAGATATTGCAATTGAAGCAGCTCACTATGTATTGATGAGAAATAACTTGGAAGATGTGATCACAGCCATTGATCTCTCAAGAAAGACCTTCACTCGTATTCGATTGAATTATGTGTTTGCCATGGCCTACAATGTCATCGCAATACCTATTGCGGCAGGGGTTTTCTTTCCCTCACTGGGGATCATGTTGCCGCCATGGGTAGCCGGTGCATGCATGGCTATGTCATCTGTTAGTGTTGTATGCTCCTCTTTGCTCCTAAGAAGATACAGAAAACCCCGACTTACCGCTATACTGGAAATAGTTGTAGAGTAGAATGAAAAACGAAATAGTAAAAAATGTAGGGTTTTTAGGAACTACAATGGGATAAAAGATTCCGAGGTGGAGCTTATCCCAGTTTTGTGATTTTCTCCTGTCTTTTTATCTTCTTCTCTGTATGTGAGTTGACGGGGTGTAATTGTATCTCGTCATTTGTAAATTCCTCTTGTATAATAATCTCATCTTGTTGTTCCCTCTGTATGTGAGTTGATTAATGCAAAGTTTCAAGTTCATATTACATATACCTTCCAAAATAAATTTCAGACTCTAATTCAAAGTTTCGCCAATGTACTACTACTATATAGTGTAATGTCATTTTCTAAAAAATTGTGATCGCAAGGAATCTGTCAAATCAGAGATTGTTCAGTTTTTCAACTGCATCAACAAACCAAAAACTGTATAAACTTTGTAAACGATCTTCTTTTTTTTTTTTCCTTGATAACTAAAAGTAAAACAAAATTACAAAACAAAAATCTCTTTAAAACTCCCTCTCCTAGCTGTACAAAATAGAACATTGGAAATACAAAAAGGAGATGGCAATAAACCAAATTAAGAGAGTAGAGGCAGAGCGCCATAATGAAGCAGCAATTTTAGTAAACTCTCTATTTTAGGTTTTAACTATTTTAGAGAGCGTGTTTAGCTTTTTTGATATTTTTAGAGCTCTAGCAGACTAACCAAAATTTAGCTATTATAACTTTTAGCTATCTCGCTAGCTAAATATAAGGAGTGAGATGACTCAAATATTTAATACATTCCTTGTAAGATATTTTACGTGATATATAAATATATTTAAACTATTTAATTTTTATTTGAAGAATAATATTGATGTAATGTTAGCTAAAATAGAGAGCATTGATGCAGCCGCATTTCTAAAGTGTCTAGCCAAAATGAAATTTTAGCTAATTTGACTAAAATTTAACTAAAAAATAGCTAGAATTGCTAAAGATGCTTTAAAAGGCCTTGTCTGGTACAACTTTGATTTTCTTTTTTTTAAAAATCAGCTTTTATCTTAACTTCTAGATTTTATTGTGTTTGGTAAATTAAAGAAAATCAACTTTTTTTTGTTGTTGAAAATTACAGGTCAGTGGACACATATTTTAGAAGCAGCCTTGAGGTTGCTTTTAGAAGCTGTTGTCGATAAAACCACTGAAAAATAATATTTTATGTCTTGACAGCAGTTTTAAAAATAATATTTACCAAATATAAAACTGTTTTAATTCACAACTGATTATATTCACAGTATAAGAGAAACAATTTTTTTACAAAAAGTCTGCAGCAATCCCAAACTAGTCCTAAGAACAAGATGTTTTGATCTAGAGACTTCAGACACCAAGGAGTAGACGCTTTCCCAGCAGGCAATCTTTGATAATTGTTGAAGTAACGTACTATGTAACCCTTCCCGCAAGGCAGTGACTTCAACAATTAACACACCCAAGTATGTACTTTGTAAACAATCTTTGATGATGGATTTTTTACTAGAGATCTCAAATGAGACATGTATGCAGATAAGAAAAGGTTTAGACAAGTGATTCCAAATTTATTTAGATAAGAGTATTGTTTGATAAGACAATTTAAAGTCAAAAGTTAACCGAATTCGGTTTATATTTTTTCTTACCTATATATATCACACGGTTAACACCTACATGTAAAAACATACCAAGTGAAATAAAAGTGTAATAGACCACGCATCTTGTAATCAAGTGAAATAAAAAAAGTCTAATATCGTTTGGTGACTTTGGTCTAGTGGCATAAATCTTTCTTTGTAAGTAAAAGATCGGAATTCATAACAAACTCGTTATAGCATATTCATTGTTTATTTGAATAAAAAAAAAAAAACCGAAAGTGAAACAAAGAAGGAAATGATCGAGGTGCTGAAATTCATGACAAACAAATTGCCAACTCGCCCTAGCATATAACTCTGACTTCAAGTAATGACTAGCACCTAATATCGGAATCAACCTTTGGTCTTTTACGCACGTGATTGTTGGTCTGGGTTTCCAGAGTCGGTCACGTATCGTTCATTCGTCCATGCACAAGAAGCAGTCGACTGATTAGACAACTCCATCCGAAGCTGCTTGGAACCTTTCAATTTTAACAAATTTAAAGGAGGCACTAGATTTTTCTACATATACATGAATCTATCTCCTAAAGTGTTATTGTCTTTAGTCCTACCAAAAAAGTGTTATTGTCTTTATGCCAGAGGCAGGAATATGTCTGAACCCTGCTCCCTCAAGTTGGTTAAGGGTTTCCCACTTTACACCACACACTCCAAATCTGGTGGGTTAGTTGGTTCAATTATGTATCATCAGTCCTCACTCTTCAAACTTGGGTTTGTGCGGTCAGCAAGAAATGAAAGAGAAAGAGATAGGAGAAGGGCCATCATTCAACTCAGTGTTCATTTCTAGCAGCT from Fragaria vesca subsp. vesca linkage group LG3, FraVesHawaii_1.0, whole genome shotgun sequence harbors:
- the LOC101296842 gene encoding copper-transporting ATPase RAN1-like, which encodes MAPSLRDLQLTQLSKSSAGDGDDGDHEGVRLLDSYEKSGEGVEEEGTRRVQVRVTGMTCAACSNSVEGALRSVNGVLTASVALLQNRADVVFDLRLVKDEDIKNAIEDAGFEAEVIPDPSTNGVKQQGTLTGQFSIGGMTCAACVNSVEGILKGLPGVKRAVVALATSLGEVEYDPTVISKDDIVNAIEDAGFEGSLVQSSQQDKIILGVAGMFNEIDAQVLEAIICNLKGVRHFRLDRISRELEILFDPEVVTSRSLVDGIEGASNGKFKLQVANPYTRMTCKDADEAANMFRLFISSLVLSVPVFLIRVVCPHIPLLYSLLLWRCGPFEMGDWLKWALVSVVQFVIGKRFYIAAARALRNGSTNMDVLVALGTSASYFYSVCALLYGAVTGFWSPTYFETSAMLITFVLLGKYLECLAKGKTSDAIKKLIELAPATALLLVKDKGGRYVGEREIDALLIQPGDTLKVLPGTKVPADGMVVWGSSYVNESMVTGEAIPVLKEVNSLVIGGTINLHGALHIQVTKVGSDTVLHQIINLVETAQMSKAPIQKFADFVASIFVPTVVALSLLTFLGWYAAGAFGAYPEQWLPENGNHFVFALMFSISVVVIACPCALGLATPTAVMVATGVGANNGVLIKGGDALERAQKINYVIFDKTGTLTQGKATVTAVKVFTGMDRGDFLKLVASAEASSEHPLGKAIVEYARHFHFFDEPSATNATNQSKEPVISEWLFDVSDFFALPGRGIQCLIDGKLILVGNRKLMTESGIDIPTDVENFVVELEESAKTGILVAYEGNLVGVLGVADPLKREAAIVIEGLVKMGVRPVMVTGDNWRTAQAVAKEVGIKDVRAEVMPAGKADVVRSFQKDGSIVAMVGDGINDSPALAASDVGMAIGAGTDIAIEAAHYVLMRNNLEDVITAIDLSRKTFTRIRLNYVFAMAYNVIAIPIAAGVFFPSLGIMLPPWVAGACMAMSSVSVVCSSLLLRRYRKPRLTAILEIVVE